One genomic segment of Cydia splendana chromosome 5, ilCydSple1.2, whole genome shotgun sequence includes these proteins:
- the LOC134790332 gene encoding macrophage mannose receptor 1-like: MFKVYWFLLLNVILLQGKFATGSPVRMGYEYVPEVDAWLRLHIEPAIWPDARLRCHLEGGALASPTTSAMSNAMIAMLAANKLTMRHAYIGVHAFISKGDFMSMDGIPMANLSVRWREGEPNNVKNEEYCVVLDGAGEAIDVCCNTPQPYFCRKKSEKMIVNKCGTTAEGYKFEPRTGSCYKFHRISRTWHRAAMACQAEGGHLAVINSNEEAQVLKDIFEKNPTTDIKVGNQNVAGVGVWDWNEHGEWLTIFGETLSDAGYDGWGQNEPNNVGGMEYCGTIFRDGRLDDFPCDKLIPFICEITPS, from the exons atgtttaaaGTGTAttggtttttattattaaatgtgaTTTTGTTGCAAG GCAAGTTTGCTACCGGCAGTCCGGTTAGAATGGGCTACGAGTACGTGCCAGAAGTGGACGCGTGGCTGCGCCTGCACATCGAGCCTGCCATCTGGCCCGACGCGCGCCTGCGCTGCCATCTCGAAG GTGGCGCCCTGGCCTCCCCGACAACCAGCGCTATGTCCAATGCGATGATAGCAATGTTGGCCGCCAATAAGCTGACCATGCGCCACGCGTATATAGGAGTACATGCCTTCATATCCAAGGGAGATTTCATGAGCATGGATG GAATTCCCATGGCCAACCTCTCCGTCCGATGGCGCGAAGGGGAGCCCAACAATGTGAAAAACGAGGAATACTGTGTGGTGTTAGACGGTGCAGGCGAGGCCATCGACGTCTGCTGCAATACCCCTCAACCTTACTTCTGCCGCAAGAAGAGCGAAAAGATGATTGTCAACAAGTGTGGCACTACAGCCGAAG GTTACAAATTTGAGCCTCGCACTGGCAGCTGCTACAAGTTCCACCGCATTTCGAGAACCTGGCACCGAGCCGCCATGGCGTGCCAAGCAGAGGGGGGGCACCTGGCAGTCATTAACAGCAACGAGGAAGCGCAAGTACTGAAGGATATCTTTGAGAAGAACCCTACTACTGATATAAAAGTTGGCAACCAGAATGTGGCTGGTGTGGGCGTTTGGGATTGGAATGAACATGGGGAATGGTTGACAATTTTTG GCGAGACACTATCCGACGCCGGATACGATGGCTGGGGTCAGAACGAACCCAACAACGTTGGCGGCATGGAGTACTGCGGCACGATCTTTCGCGATGGCCGCCTGGACGATTTTCCGTGTGACAAGCTTATCCCATTTATATGCGAGATCACACCGTCATAG
- the LOC134790333 gene encoding C-type lectin domain family 10 member A-like — protein MGYEYVQEADAWLRLHIVPADWQDARLRCHLEGGVLTSPTSSALTKAMIAIMAANQVTMRQVFTGIQAVVARGHFMTIDGIPLSNLSLRWADNEPNNANNNEDCLVMNSEGEVADVNCANVYPFFCTKKSSKMTVNKCGNTDNEKELRNFLYMAKEPAIKCRLCTTEYHLEPRIGSCYKFHQVPRTWHQAAAACFSEGGHLAIINSPIESQVLKELFAKYPENTLRVKYPHVAMIGFWDWNEHARNGEWFTIFGETLTDAGFSTWAPNEPNNAFGIEFCGSIVRDGLLNDFECNTTAVFICEITRT, from the exons ATGGGCTACGAGTACGTGCAGGAAGCCGACGCGTGGCTGCGCCTGCACATCGTGCCGGCTGATTGGCAAGACGCCCGCTTACGATGCCATCTTGAAG GTGGCGTTTTAACTTCACCTACAAGCAGTGCACTTACCAAAGCGATGATTGCCATAATGGCGGCGAACCAGGTGACCATGAGGCAGGTGTTCACCGGGATACAAGCCGTCGTCGCCAGAGGCCACTTTATGACTATAGACG GTATACCATTAAGTAATCTCTCCCTCCGCTGGGCCGACAACGAGCCCAACAATGCGAACAACAACGAAGACTGCTTGGTCATGAACAGCGAAGGCGAAGTAGCTGACGTGAACTGTGCTAACGTATATCCTTTCTTTTGTACTAAGAAGAGCTCTAAGATGACTGTCAACAAGTGCGGTAATACGGACAATG aaaaggAACTTCGAAATTTTCTCTACATGGCAAAAGAACCA GCAATTAAATGTCGGTTATGTACTACAGAGTACCACCTGGAGCCACGCATCGGCAGCTGCTACAAGTTCCACCAGGTCCCCCGGACCTGGCACCAGGCCGCCGCCGCTTGCTTCTCTGAAGGAGGCCATCTCGCCATCATCAACAGCCCTATAGAGTCCCAGGTCCTGAAGGAGTTGTTCGCGAAATACCCTGAGAACACGTTGCGGGTGAAATACCCTCATGTTGCCATGATTGGCTTTTGGGACTGGAATGAGCATGCAAGGAATGGAGAGTGGTTTACAATTTTTG GAGAGACACTAACCGACGCTGGTTTCTCAACATGGGCTCCGAACGAGCCGAACAACGCGTTTGGGATCGAGTTCTGCGGCTCCATAGTCCGCGACGGGCTGCTCAACGACTTCGAGTGCAACACCACCGCTGTGTTCATCTGCGAGATTACTCGCACATAA